From Chryseotalea sp. WA131a:
ATGTGCGCTTGTTGATGCTGTGTTACATTCGCCAATGTGCGTTCTTGTTTTTGTAAAAATTGTTTTCCAATCAATACACTCATAATGCCTAACGCCAATAGCAAGAGCAGAGATAGCTGCACTACTTTTGAACGAATGAATTGTTTTGCGATCAATACATACATACCTACAACGTTTTTACTTTTTTTGAAACGTAGACAATTAACATGAATGAAAATGCAGACCACATCAATAGAGCTGTTATTGTGAGGTATTCATTTCGGAGTGCGGATGAAGTGGTGACAAATCGATAGTTGAAGTCTGGGAACTCTTTCCAGTGTTCGTGACTAATAGTATAAGGTTTGTCGGTGGGACTTAATTTCACATTGCTGATATAGCGCATTTGTAGTTCATTCATTTTTTGCGCCAGTTGATAGCGGTATGCTTCGGCCTGTTTTTGAAAGTGGATATAAGATTCAAAATCCGTTCCCGACAAGGCCATTGATAGGTAATGAATAGCTGCGTAGGGATCGACAAAGCCCATGAAGCGGGAAAAGCTGTTTTGCATTTCATATACCTTCAATAAGTTTGAAAATTCTCGCGTGTAAATGGCTGAACTGATTCGTTCGCCCTCACGCATCACAAAACCACTGTAGTTGAAAGGTAGTTTATGAACAGAATCCACTCCGTGTGCGCGCAATACGGAGTCTTTTAAAGCAACATAGTGTGGGTCGTCTGGGTTATGGCTGTCACCTTCTTTTACCAACTGTTTCTCTATGGTCGTTTCAAATTCTATTTTAGAAGGTGACCGGTAAACATAACCTCCTATAGCTTGCGTGGTTTTGGGCAGGACGATGAAAAATACAAGCCATATTGCCAACAGCTTCATGAGTGCGTGGTTAGAGGTGTGGCTAGTAGCCGATACCAATACCGTGAACACACATAGAATTTGAAAGAACACCAAGTAGCTTGCCATCAAGACCAAGTAGCGTAGCCATGTATCGGTGGTCAAGGCAATTTCGGCACTTACTAGCAAAACAAGTGTTACTATGCCTAAGGGTATAAAAAAGAGCAATGCCAAACTCATCAGTCCCAGCGATTTCCCCACCAGCAACTCGCCCCAACTTACACCTTGCATCAACAGTACTTTCAGTGTTCCATTTTCTCTTTCTACAGCTACAGCAGCAAATCCTAAAAAGAAAACAACAAGGGGAACAATAATTTGCAAGATCATCGCTAGGCTGATCTCGCCAAAGCGCAATAACCCTGTAGAAAAACTTGCTTCCGAAAAGTTGACCGTATTTTGTTTGTGAGCTTCCAGAAAAACGGCATTGCCTGCATAGCTCTCCATCCCCACATCAAACATGCTGAGTGGATGCTTAAGGCGAAATGCAAAAGCGCCATAGTGCGCCATGCGATGCGGATGTTTATCTGGATTGTTCTCCCATCCTTGCCTTGCTTGTTGTTGATAATGAAGACGGATAGTGTTTTGAATTCGGTAGGTTTGCCAACCACTATAGGCAGCATAACCAGTTATTGTTGCCATAGCCAATAGCAACACATAAAAGGCTGTTGACTGAAAGCCATTTTTCCAAAACTGAATTGCCAGCAAGGATACTTTTTGACCCCTCATAGTAGTTAAAATTTATAAGTAGCGGTGAGCATAAAATTTCGAGGTGCGCCAGGAAACAAGCGCAAATAATTTTGGGCGCCAATCCAATACGTAGTATCTAACACATTATTGATGTTAAGGGCCAATTGCATGTTTGCTTTTACGGGTGTATAATAAATCGCCATATCCATAATTGTATATGCGGGCACTTCAAATGCGCGAGTAAACCAAGGTACTTTGCTACTGCTGTATTGTACCCCTAGCCCGATACCTAAATCTCGCAAAATGGTTTTTCGCGAAAAATTGTATCGAGTCCATAGATTGGCGCTGTTCGAAGGTGTATTTTCTTTGCGCTGATCGACCAGTGCTACATTGGCGTCATTAAGAATACGTGCATCAATGTAACTATACGAAGCGTTGACTTGCCAATTAGGTAATATGTACCCTGCCATCTCCCATTCAAACCCGCGGCTTCTATCCGCTCCGCGCTGCACCAACGAATCTGGAAAAGCAGGTACGTTGGCATTTATAAGAATATTTTTTTGGTTGATTTCGTATGCTGATACCGTCATGGTAATGCGGTCGTTGAAAAATGTCCCCTTGCCACCAACTTCTTTCAAATCACTGATAAGCGGCTTGAACCTAGATGCGGAGGTAGGAGTCCAAAAGAATGCGCTCGTGTTAGGCATGAGTGTAACTGTATTGCTTTGAGGCTGGTAGCCTTCCAAGTAGGTAGCATACACGTTTACCTGTTTAGTTACTTCATAGGTAAGACCAATTCGAGGAATTAAAGCCGTGTTGGTAAAAGACCTCTCATTCGGTGCTTTGTAATTGGTAATGTCTTCAAACCATTCGTTTCTTAAACTTACTAGTGCTGAAAATTTGCCCAACTTAAATTGTTCTTGAATATAGAGAGCACTGGTGGTCGTTAATGCTGAAGGTATTGCTGTTCTGGATCCAATTACATAGTCATTTACATTTCGGATAGTGTACGAAGGATTGCTGAGATTGAAATGGTTGACGTTGGGCCTTGGCATCGTGACACCGTCAATCACCACGGTTTGATAATTTGCAGCATTCGCCAAGACAAACGAATTGGCAACCGTGCCATTGTTTAGCAAAAATCCGCGTGCATCATTTTGACCACCTCCCTTCGTCTTATTCCAACTGCTGTAATCAAAGCCAACTAACAATTTATTGGATGCTTTGCCTGTATTGAAGTCAAAATTGAGATATGCATTCAGGTTATTGACATCCCAAAATTGCTGCCGTTGAATAAATCGCATAGCGGCCAGGTTATTGACGGGTTGATTGTTAATATCTACAGCAAAGGCATTCGTAGTACGGTGTTCTTGAAGATTTTCTGTCCAGGTTTGTTTCATGTAAGAAGCGTTGAAACTAATGCGGTCAGTAAACTTGTGCGCAAGGCTTGTCATAATAATAAGTTCTGTTGATTTGAAAAAATCATTAGAAGCACCTAAATTCAAACTAATCGGTGTGCTGTTTAAATTCGTAACACCAGCAGTAGCTCCGAAAATTGGTTGCCCCCTATCCAGTGTGCCATTGCTATTACTATAAATCATTTCTGCATTAATGGCAGTTTTGTTGTCAGGGATGTAACTGATGGAAGGCGAAATAAGAAAAGCATTGTTTTTCACTAAGTCCCGATACGATCGTGCCTCTTGCAGTCCTCCATTTATTCGGTAGAGCAATGTTTTGGAATCATTCAAAGAGCCGGTGAAGTCCAGCGTTGACCGAATTGTGCTGAAACTCCCCACACTCATACTTATTTCTTTGCGGTCGGTGGCAAGCGGTTTCTTTGTGACCATATTGATACTTCCACCTGGATCAACACTTGAGAATGTAACCGAAGCCGGCCCTTTTAAAACCTCCACACGTTCGATATTGGACGTGATAGGTTGCAGAAAATAGTATTGTCTTGTTCGCATTCCATTAATGATTTGGCCTTCTTCGTTTTGGCTGATGCCCCGTATATTGTATTGGTTGTAAAAACTGGAAGGAGCGACACCACTTACAATCTTCACGGCATCCGCCAATTGAAATGCCTGCCGATCGGCAATTAATTCTTTTGTAATTGTTGATAAGGATTGTGGTAAGTCCTTATTCTTGATGGCGGTTTTGGTTGCTGAAAAGGAATAATCGCTTGTGTAGTCACGATCCAGACGGCCGGAAACCTCTACTGTCTGCAACTCTTGTGTATACTCCGTCAGCGTTATAATCCCTAAATCATACACTTTGGCTGCTGAAAAAGAAAAGGACTTGATGTAAGGATCATACCCGATAAAGCGCACTTCCACATCATAAACCCCACCCTGTGGTATCTCTAACTTAAATATGCCTTCCGAATCAGTAGTAGTTCCTAGTGTATTGGTTCCGTCAGTTATCGATAGGTTCGCACCAACAATAGCATTTTGAGATTGGTCAATCACTTTGCCTGTGATACTTATTTGAGATAGCCCCCAGTGGCTATAAATAACAAAAAGAAAAAACAGTAATTTTTGTTTCATTGATATATAAGTTTTAAATGGTTTCTAAATAAAGTTGTTGTAGTTGGTTCGCGTTGATATCGCGCGTGGCTAGTGTGTGTACGAGCGATCCTTCTCTCATTATGCCAATGTGTGTACCTACATTGACTGCGTTGAATAGGTCATGAGTTGCCATGAAGATTGACTTACCTTCTGAAGCCAGTTCCTTGCAGATTGTAGTAAACTCAGCAGTTGCTTTTGGGTCAAGCCCGGAAGTGGGTTCATCCATAAAAATCACGTCTGCTTTTTTTGCCAAGGCAATGGCAATACCTACTTTTTGTCGCATACCTTTGGAGTAAGTAGATAGGCGACTGTTATGAGCAGATTGTGGCAGCCCCGCCTTCTTCAAAAAATGAGTCAACGCATCGGTTGAATATGCGAATCCAGCCAACCTGCTGAAAAAGTCTAAGTTTTCGATGCCCGAAAAATTTCCATAGAGCTGCACCACCTCTGGAATGTAAGCGGTCATTTTTCGCGTAGCAGAGCCATTCATCTTCACTTCTATGTTGTTAATCAAAGCTTGGCCTCCGCTGGCTTCTATGAAACCCAGAAACAAATTGATCGTAGTGGTTTTACCTGCGCCATTTGCGCCAAGCAGACAGTAAATGCTTCCGCGAGCTATTTTAAAGTTAATGCTATTTAGAGCTGTACGCCCATCATAGATTTTAGACAGATTGATTGCTTCTAACATAGAGTAAATTTTAGAAAATGAAATAAGGACAAAGTCAAATGTCTCAGAACAGCTGCTACATTGAGATTACTGCGCCCTTTAGTGGGCGATGAAGTAAAGGTGACTAGAGAACAGGAAGAGGTGGAGCCCTAGAACTTGAGAGTGTTAGGTCAATTTCGCTGAAGGAAGAAGCAAAACTGATGACAGCATTACTGGAATGGGCAGCAAAAAAGAAAGTTTGATTTTCTTGAAAAACTAGGCCATGTAAAAAATCAACTAAACAAACATCGCAATGTTCTCCGTGTGGAGAAAGAGTATCTTGATCCGAAGGTATCTGATTTAGGAGAGAATGTTCGCGATGATCGGTGTGAAAAAAATTCACCGCCACCTGACCGAAAAGCAGGGTTAATAAAAGAAATGCGGTTTGTAATTTTTGCTTCACTTAAAATTGAACGTAGGCAAATGTAACAAAGCTTCTTTAAAAACGAAAACCTACAATATGGACGATAAGAATGAAGATAGTAGTGTCACTTGTTAGCACACTGCAACAACTTCACGCCAATCTCACCCAAATGTTTTTTTAATATGCCTTTGTATTGCGAAGAGTTGGTATAGTCTCCATTTACTTTAAAAAACTCATCCAATAATCCCGTAAGCTGGCCGCCTTCTTTATACACGAATCCAAACGTTTCAACATAAGCAACCTATCACTAAGGTAAGACATATATTTACTTTCTTCTATCGGCTGAGATTACCACTTCAATTCTTCCTTATTCAAAAAAGCTGCAATCCCATTTTTACAGTCTTCAGATCCGCGTGAAAGTGCATTTAGTTCTGCAGCATATGCGAGCGCTTCAGCTAGTGGCATGGATTGTACATCAGCAATCATCCTTTTGGTCAATGCCATGGATTGCCCCGAATTATTTTTGATAAGGCGCTTGGCGAAGGAAGATACTTTGCTTTCGAGTTCATCTTTTGAAACTAAATAGTTAGCAAGACCATACCGGATTAGGTCCTCCCCAAGTAGTAAGTCCCCACTCAACAATAGATACTTGGCTTTTTGTTCCCCAATTTTCTTCAACA
This genomic window contains:
- a CDS encoding ATP-binding cassette domain-containing protein codes for the protein MLEAINLSKIYDGRTALNSINFKIARGSIYCLLGANGAGKTTTINLFLGFIEASGGQALINNIEVKMNGSATRKMTAYIPEVVQLYGNFSGIENLDFFSRLAGFAYSTDALTHFLKKAGLPQSAHNSRLSTYSKGMRQKVGIAIALAKKADVIFMDEPTSGLDPKATAEFTTICKELASEGKSIFMATHDLFNAVNVGTHIGIMREGSLVHTLATRDINANQLQQLYLETI
- a CDS encoding DUF3526 domain-containing protein; this translates as MRGQKVSLLAIQFWKNGFQSTAFYVLLLAMATITGYAAYSGWQTYRIQNTIRLHYQQQARQGWENNPDKHPHRMAHYGAFAFRLKHPLSMFDVGMESYAGNAVFLEAHKQNTVNFSEASFSTGLLRFGEISLAMILQIIVPLVVFFLGFAAVAVERENGTLKVLLMQGVSWGELLVGKSLGLMSLALLFFIPLGIVTLVLLVSAEIALTTDTWLRYLVLMASYLVFFQILCVFTVLVSATSHTSNHALMKLLAIWLVFFIVLPKTTQAIGGYVYRSPSKIEFETTIEKQLVKEGDSHNPDDPHYVALKDSVLRAHGVDSVHKLPFNYSGFVMREGERISSAIYTREFSNLLKVYEMQNSFSRFMGFVDPYAAIHYLSMALSGTDFESYIHFQKQAEAYRYQLAQKMNELQMRYISNVKLSPTDKPYTISHEHWKEFPDFNYRFVTTSSALRNEYLTITALLMWSAFSFMLIVYVSKKVKTL
- a CDS encoding TonB-dependent receptor is translated as MKQKLLFFLFVIYSHWGLSQISITGKVIDQSQNAIVGANLSITDGTNTLGTTTDSEGIFKLEIPQGGVYDVEVRFIGYDPYIKSFSFSAAKVYDLGIITLTEYTQELQTVEVSGRLDRDYTSDYSFSATKTAIKNKDLPQSLSTITKELIADRQAFQLADAVKIVSGVAPSSFYNQYNIRGISQNEEGQIINGMRTRQYYFLQPITSNIERVEVLKGPASVTFSSVDPGGSINMVTKKPLATDRKEISMSVGSFSTIRSTLDFTGSLNDSKTLLYRINGGLQEARSYRDLVKNNAFLISPSISYIPDNKTAINAEMIYSNSNGTLDRGQPIFGATAGVTNLNSTPISLNLGASNDFFKSTELIIMTSLAHKFTDRISFNASYMKQTWTENLQEHRTTNAFAVDINNQPVNNLAAMRFIQRQQFWDVNNLNAYLNFDFNTGKASNKLLVGFDYSSWNKTKGGGQNDARGFLLNNGTVANSFVLANAANYQTVVIDGVTMPRPNVNHFNLSNPSYTIRNVNDYVIGSRTAIPSALTTTSALYIQEQFKLGKFSALVSLRNEWFEDITNYKAPNERSFTNTALIPRIGLTYEVTKQVNVYATYLEGYQPQSNTVTLMPNTSAFFWTPTSASRFKPLISDLKEVGGKGTFFNDRITMTVSAYEINQKNILINANVPAFPDSLVQRGADRSRGFEWEMAGYILPNWQVNASYSYIDARILNDANVALVDQRKENTPSNSANLWTRYNFSRKTILRDLGIGLGVQYSSSKVPWFTRAFEVPAYTIMDMAIYYTPVKANMQLALNINNVLDTTYWIGAQNYLRLFPGAPRNFMLTATYKF